A single window of Fervidicoccus fontis Kam940 DNA harbors:
- a CDS encoding DUF4392 domain-containing protein, with translation MHQYEELGIKLDQLINSDSNGRGVAKKLYPYAFEKAGEPLVYKAARELVENSDKGSPVLIMTGFRTPPLYVQETDGPLGAASISRAFSICLNAKPIILTEQDERSLRIVRAAVEGAGLKISPLEDLLRGDQDLSASVVGFTHSEEYAEEDAKRLIDEVNPRAVIAVKKAGRNFKGVYHSMSGLNVSKYHAKVEYIVDEARKKGILTIGTGDGGNEVGMGAIEDAVRKHVPYGDVCRCPCRGGIASSSKVDVLITSSISNWGGYALSGMISKILEKPNGIHDPEAEELMFSLVAKEGAVDGIKGKAGKSADGLGVEAHKSVLMLIREMLF, from the coding sequence ATGCATCAATACGAAGAATTGGGAATCAAGCTCGATCAATTGATTAATTCTGACAGCAATGGAAGAGGAGTTGCGAAAAAGCTCTATCCTTATGCTTTCGAGAAAGCTGGTGAGCCTTTAGTATATAAAGCTGCAAGGGAGCTTGTAGAAAATTCAGATAAGGGCTCTCCAGTCTTGATAATGACGGGGTTTAGAACTCCCCCACTTTACGTTCAAGAGACAGATGGTCCTTTAGGAGCGGCATCTATTTCTAGAGCTTTCAGCATATGCTTGAATGCTAAGCCGATAATTCTGACTGAGCAAGACGAGAGGTCCTTGAGAATAGTGAGAGCTGCAGTTGAGGGAGCGGGGCTCAAAATATCGCCTCTGGAAGATCTGTTAAGAGGAGATCAAGACCTCTCAGCTTCAGTCGTAGGATTCACGCACAGTGAAGAATATGCAGAAGAGGATGCGAAAAGACTCATTGATGAGGTGAATCCGAGAGCCGTTATAGCTGTGAAGAAAGCGGGGAGGAACTTCAAGGGCGTATACCATAGCATGAGCGGCTTGAATGTGAGCAAATACCACGCGAAGGTTGAATATATAGTCGATGAGGCGAGGAAAAAGGGGATCTTGACAATAGGCACAGGAGATGGGGGTAATGAAGTGGGAATGGGAGCAATCGAGGATGCTGTAAGAAAGCACGTCCCATATGGAGATGTGTGCAGGTGCCCGTGCAGAGGGGGGATTGCATCATCCTCAAAGGTCGATGTATTAATAACGTCCTCGATATCTAACTGGGGAGGATATGCGCTCAGCGGGATGATCTCGAAGATCCTTGAGAAGCCCAACGGCATTCACGATCCTGAAGCCGAGGAGCTCATGTTCTCCTTAGTCGCTAAGGAAGGAGCAGTTGATGGAATTAAGGGAAAAGCTGGGAAATCTGCGGACGGATTGGGCGTCGAGGCTCATAAATCAGTTTTAATGCTCATACGAGAAATGCTCTTTTAG
- a CDS encoding ParB N-terminal domain-containing protein, whose product MSIRSWRNAELLRIDEIIPAEDIEEPRLKYLLASLREKKVLHRPIIVEHRKMLVIDGHHRLRALEASGAKLVPVILADYRSDVRSVGRWMYIGSWSIDRETVLKRGLEELEHLVKRGGSRKIEAKVRNETMNIKADRLDAYISLKYSELLRRVMNELSKVPFDEGKCRSSEICLSFPELEIDDMYRIPYTSLLPPRSTLHETSLKEIEVPFKLNDLGGKF is encoded by the coding sequence ATGAGTATAAGATCCTGGAGGAATGCTGAGCTCCTTCGAATAGATGAGATCATTCCTGCAGAGGATATAGAGGAGCCGAGGTTGAAATATTTGCTCGCTTCTCTGAGAGAGAAGAAGGTCCTTCACAGACCAATTATCGTTGAACACAGGAAAATGCTGGTTATAGATGGGCATCACAGGCTAAGAGCTCTAGAAGCCTCAGGGGCTAAGCTAGTTCCTGTCATACTTGCAGACTACAGAAGTGATGTTAGATCTGTTGGAAGGTGGATGTATATAGGTTCGTGGAGCATCGATAGGGAAACAGTTCTCAAAAGAGGGCTCGAGGAATTGGAGCACTTGGTAAAAAGAGGAGGGAGCAGGAAGATAGAAGCTAAGGTCAGAAATGAAACGATGAACATAAAAGCTGACAGGCTCGATGCCTATATCTCCCTCAAGTATTCCGAATTGCTTAGGAGAGTGATGAATGAACTGAGCAAGGTCCCATTCGATGAGGGAAAGTGCAGATCTTCCGAGATTTGCCTCTCTTTTCCAGAGCTAGAGATAGATGACATGTACAGGATCCCCTATACTTCTCTCCTCCCTCCGCGCTCAACACTGCATGAAACGAGCCTTAAGGAAATAGAGGTCCCCTTCAAGTTGAATGATCTAGGAGGTAAGTTTTAA
- a CDS encoding ATP pyrophosphatase, with translation MRVAFLSGGKDSYYAAYRSSSGFDIGLFLVYDFPRPSPHFLNLGKSIETILLTGKPAVVAKLDKGKEFEETVSILKRLGASEIIAGDVYIEDHLKYMESLARESGAALIESLWGLDSEEVLRKEMEDGIRGLVLGSISSIDKWIGRELNAGSVDSFIEDAKRAGADPLGENGEYHTIVTFGPMHRAPLSYSRVSIEDYDGYKILRLI, from the coding sequence ATGAGGGTTGCCTTCCTTTCTGGAGGAAAGGACTCTTATTACGCAGCATACAGGAGCAGCTCGGGCTTCGATATAGGCTTGTTCCTCGTTTACGATTTCCCGAGGCCGAGCCCCCATTTTCTGAACCTGGGAAAGAGCATAGAAACGATCCTCCTAACTGGAAAACCTGCGGTAGTTGCGAAGCTGGACAAGGGAAAGGAGTTTGAGGAAACAGTATCTATACTCAAGAGGCTCGGAGCAAGTGAGATAATAGCTGGGGATGTTTACATTGAGGATCACTTGAAGTATATGGAGAGCTTGGCGAGAGAGTCAGGTGCAGCTCTGATCGAGAGCCTTTGGGGTCTAGACAGCGAGGAAGTATTGAGGAAAGAGATGGAGGATGGGATAAGGGGTCTGGTCCTGGGATCGATTTCTTCGATAGACAAATGGATAGGAAGAGAGCTGAACGCTGGAAGCGTTGACAGCTTCATTGAAGATGCGAAGAGAGCTGGAGCAGATCCGCTTGGGGAGAATGGAGAGTATCACACAATTGTTACCTTTGGACCTATGCACAGGGCTCCCCTTTCCTATTCCAGAGTTTCAATTGAGGACTACGATGGATACAAGATCCTGAGGCTGATCTGA
- a CDS encoding asparagine synthase C-terminal domain-containing protein, with product MRTNAPCWYYSYALFKILKVVVKESNCDCIALSGGIDSSTVLAAAISEGIKPRGYASVYRNGLPKDIAFLNYISKLFNLEVKYVFIDDQDIEGLRKSIVECIGEEKLNSHEDGGCIEFRNDAVFYSVIRKAKEDGCKCIYTGSGGDEIFAGYSFLLSKESDELDSSIKKLAYGRFPELEIAECLKMRAIAPFLDNRLRSFALSIPVNCLRSNEMKGKDVLREILRGVGLKLIAERAKVPAESGSGTRSMCTSPLDEYRE from the coding sequence TTGAGGACCAACGCTCCTTGTTGGTACTATTCTTATGCCTTATTCAAAATTCTGAAGGTTGTAGTAAAGGAGAGCAATTGCGACTGCATAGCTCTCAGCGGAGGGATAGATTCCTCAACAGTCCTCGCAGCCGCTATTTCAGAGGGCATTAAGCCCAGGGGCTATGCTTCAGTATATAGAAATGGTCTCCCTAAAGATATTGCGTTTTTGAACTACATCTCTAAGCTCTTCAACTTGGAAGTGAAATATGTCTTCATTGATGACCAGGATATTGAAGGGCTGAGGAAAAGCATCGTCGAATGCATCGGAGAGGAGAAGCTGAACTCCCACGAAGATGGAGGATGCATAGAGTTCAGAAATGATGCTGTATTTTACTCAGTGATCAGAAAGGCCAAGGAAGATGGATGCAAATGCATTTATACTGGAAGCGGGGGCGATGAGATATTCGCGGGATACAGCTTCCTGCTGAGCAAGGAAAGCGATGAGCTAGACTCATCTATAAAAAAACTGGCTTACGGCAGATTCCCCGAGCTTGAAATAGCTGAGTGCCTGAAGATGAGAGCTATTGCGCCTTTTCTCGATAACAGGTTGAGGAGCTTCGCTCTGAGCATACCTGTAAATTGCTTGAGGTCAAATGAAATGAAGGGAAAGGATGTTCTGAGGGAAATTCTCAGAGGAGTTGGCTTGAAGCTGATAGCTGAGAGGGCAAAGGTTCCTGCGGAAAGTGGTTCTGGGACAAGGAGCATGTGCACTTCCCCCTTAGATGAATATAGAGAATAG
- a CDS encoding putative zinc-binding protein has translation MSSEKTSKYQLLPSCSTYAEGLIIVATCDGASSTGQIGNEVARMLTKTFPDKVRMCCLSAVASGSKLHLDIFKKARAVIAINGCQLMCASNVLKQKGIQPTYEITVAKEGINKLPTLDFDEEDVRKIANKITEEFLNRFLSKTGEAQENRS, from the coding sequence ATGAGCTCTGAGAAAACAAGTAAATATCAGCTTCTCCCTTCTTGCAGCACTTACGCTGAAGGTCTGATAATTGTTGCGACCTGCGATGGAGCTTCTTCAACTGGGCAGATAGGCAACGAAGTTGCCAGAATGCTCACAAAAACGTTTCCGGACAAGGTGAGGATGTGCTGCCTCTCGGCAGTAGCTTCTGGAAGCAAGCTTCACTTAGATATCTTCAAGAAAGCTAGAGCAGTAATAGCTATTAACGGTTGCCAGCTCATGTGTGCTTCTAACGTGCTGAAACAGAAGGGGATACAGCCTACTTATGAGATAACTGTTGCAAAGGAGGGAATAAACAAACTTCCAACTCTTGACTTCGATGAAGAGGATGTAAGGAAGATAGCAAATAAGATTACGGAGGAATTCTTGAATCGCTTTTTAAGTAAAACAGGAGAAGCTCAAGAAAATAGATCATAG
- a CDS encoding AAA family ATPase, with protein MLDEVQNLRPPLSAEVKNLIAYSYDNLEHITFIVAGSEIGLLREFLGTENPSSPLYGRGIYEVSVERFSRGMSEEFLRRGFREEGFEPPEEEIREAVEFFDEIIGWLVLFGRKYIDGKRGMDDIREAAVELALSELSKLSDREKMVLEAIANGKRSWSDVRKYIGEKFGIVMPKSTLSRMIDKLEKLSILENYEFLDHVYREAAKRLRVRL; from the coding sequence ATGTTGGATGAGGTTCAGAACCTTAGACCTCCCCTCTCCGCTGAAGTCAAGAACCTCATCGCATATTCTTATGACAACCTGGAGCACATAACTTTCATCGTTGCTGGCTCCGAGATTGGGCTCCTCCGGGAATTCCTGGGGACAGAGAACCCCTCCTCCCCTCTCTACGGAAGAGGGATCTATGAGGTGAGCGTGGAGAGATTCTCCAGGGGGATGTCCGAGGAATTCTTGAGGAGGGGGTTCAGAGAGGAAGGTTTTGAACCACCAGAGGAAGAGATTAGGGAAGCTGTGGAGTTCTTCGACGAAATAATTGGGTGGCTCGTCCTCTTCGGCAGGAAATACATCGATGGGAAGAGGGGGATGGATGACATAAGGGAGGCTGCTGTAGAGCTTGCCCTGAGCGAGCTATCGAAGCTCAGTGACAGGGAGAAGATGGTCCTCGAAGCAATAGCGAATGGAAAGAGAAGCTGGAGTGATGTGAGGAAGTATATTGGGGAGAAGTTCGGGATAGTTATGCCCAAATCGACGCTCTCTAGGATGATTGATAAGCTGGAGAAGCTCAGCATCTTGGAGAACTACGAGTTCCTTGATCACGTTTACAGAGAAGCAGCAAAGAGGTTGAGGGTAAGGCTATAG
- a CDS encoding IS200/IS605 family accessory protein TnpB-related protein: MREASKRGYAIVMERLGRRPGEKMVSRIRDRQLRHRIFQAAFRGMQKAIEEKAREHGLPVVYVNPRNTSRLCPIHCSEIAYENGSRLGRCTKGGEAWHRDVVAVWNLLKIRLGDGSTAPSLGRSPLDGSLVPLGSTTTHEPTAIARDLWARWKSLDATKNLYKMIGMNI; this comes from the coding sequence GTGAGAGAGGCTTCCAAGAGAGGTTACGCCATAGTCATGGAGAGGCTCGGCAGGAGACCCGGTGAGAAGATGGTCTCCAGGATAAGGGATCGCCAGTTGAGGCACAGGATATTCCAAGCCGCCTTTAGAGGCATGCAGAAGGCGATTGAGGAGAAAGCCCGAGAACACGGCCTTCCGGTAGTCTACGTGAACCCGAGGAATACGTCCAGGCTCTGCCCGATCCACTGCTCGGAGATCGCCTACGAGAATGGATCCAGGCTCGGGAGGTGCACTAAGGGCGGCGAGGCCTGGCACAGGGACGTGGTAGCCGTCTGGAACCTCCTCAAGATCCGCCTAGGCGATGGGAGCACTGCTCCGAGCCTAGGCAGGTCTCCCCTAGATGGGAGCCTCGTGCCGTTGGGCTCGACAACCACCCATGAGCCCACAGCGATAGCTCGTGACCTGTGGGCGAGGTGGAAGTCCCTAGATGCGACCAAGAACCTATATAAAATGATTGGAATGAACATCTAG
- a CDS encoding anaerobic ribonucleoside triphosphate reductase → MEKQVVNREPEKRIDPLVKYAEWNSLDVNENANRYIGPTGFFSYLLEDYMKRELLGLMPNRVLRSHSEGLIYIHKLPHSIYIPYCSGHSISRLLEKGLETFTVVSRPAKHFDTFVDHVANYLITMQHYFTGAQAFSSVEWYAGPFIRNDGLDSREVKQHIQRLLFNLNYPTRVGMQTPFTNFTVTMDAARKALEGDSAVYDGKKLNPLGAYEDEAKTFFKAMVELLMEGDALGQPFTFPIPTLMTTASWLWEDPELHELIFRAAAKKGSFYWLNTRVVDPDASFAMCCRIAIDRSELTYALSGKGKPGLGSLKMRDLEEVQNEYWKKMERQSFGGIWAMPDITGSVNVADVNLPRVALDAQSEESKFWELYEERLMLVREAVDWFRQRYVKLMKQYPSLYGMILKYMPEFPSSHFNTIGLVGLPEAAAIFMADPKLWFEGSRSNKMSAADLMRKMVEFATKHAREWMRESGVPWNVEEVPAESASPKMASMDLKLYPHLSEYLPDPSEPVYSTSIAPYYGSIELPERIEIEARVQKFFTGGVMMHIFLGEEAEPESLAKLAKRMMEMDLVYWSFTPSLTYCPSCRRTFTGLHTKCPVCGNENVEIWSRIIGYYRPLKNWNPQRRKEFWTRKHYSW, encoded by the coding sequence ATGGAGAAGCAGGTTGTAAACCGCGAACCGGAGAAGAGGATAGACCCTCTGGTGAAATACGCAGAGTGGAACAGCCTCGACGTCAACGAGAACGCGAACAGGTACATAGGACCCACTGGGTTCTTCAGCTACCTCCTCGAAGATTACATGAAGAGGGAGCTCCTCGGGCTCATGCCAAACAGGGTTCTCAGATCCCACTCGGAAGGACTCATCTATATCCACAAGCTCCCTCACAGCATCTACATCCCGTATTGCTCGGGCCACAGCATAAGCAGGCTCCTCGAAAAGGGTCTGGAGACTTTCACCGTAGTGTCTAGACCGGCGAAGCACTTCGATACATTCGTAGATCACGTCGCAAATTACCTCATAACCATGCAGCACTACTTCACTGGAGCTCAAGCATTCTCGAGCGTCGAGTGGTACGCTGGCCCATTCATAAGGAATGATGGGCTCGATAGCAGAGAGGTGAAGCAGCACATCCAGAGGCTGCTCTTCAACCTCAACTACCCAACGAGGGTTGGAATGCAGACGCCCTTCACCAACTTCACGGTCACGATGGACGCCGCCAGGAAGGCTCTGGAGGGAGACAGCGCCGTATATGATGGGAAGAAGCTCAATCCTCTCGGAGCATACGAGGACGAAGCTAAGACCTTCTTCAAGGCGATGGTAGAGCTGCTCATGGAGGGGGATGCTCTCGGGCAACCCTTCACATTCCCGATCCCGACCCTCATGACAACAGCTTCGTGGCTCTGGGAGGACCCAGAGCTCCATGAGCTCATATTCAGGGCAGCAGCCAAGAAGGGAAGCTTCTACTGGCTCAACACGAGGGTCGTTGATCCCGATGCCTCATTCGCGATGTGCTGCAGGATAGCGATAGACAGGAGCGAGCTGACCTACGCCCTTTCTGGGAAAGGTAAGCCAGGTCTGGGAAGCTTGAAGATGAGGGACCTGGAGGAGGTTCAGAACGAGTACTGGAAGAAGATGGAGAGGCAGAGCTTCGGGGGAATATGGGCCATGCCCGACATAACTGGAAGCGTCAATGTTGCTGATGTGAACCTCCCCAGAGTAGCTTTGGATGCCCAGAGCGAAGAATCAAAGTTCTGGGAGCTGTACGAGGAGAGGCTCATGCTCGTGAGGGAGGCTGTGGACTGGTTCAGGCAGAGATATGTTAAGCTCATGAAGCAGTACCCGAGCCTCTATGGAATGATTCTGAAGTACATGCCCGAGTTCCCATCGAGCCACTTCAATACGATAGGCTTAGTTGGCTTGCCCGAAGCCGCGGCGATATTTATGGCTGATCCGAAGCTCTGGTTCGAGGGTTCGAGGAGCAACAAGATGAGCGCAGCCGATCTCATGAGGAAGATGGTGGAGTTCGCAACGAAGCATGCGAGGGAGTGGATGAGGGAGAGCGGTGTGCCCTGGAACGTCGAGGAGGTACCCGCTGAGTCCGCTTCTCCGAAGATGGCAAGCATGGACCTGAAGCTTTACCCCCATCTCTCTGAGTATTTGCCAGATCCCAGCGAGCCCGTTTACAGCACGAGCATCGCCCCATACTATGGGAGCATAGAGCTGCCGGAGAGGATAGAGATAGAAGCGAGGGTGCAGAAGTTCTTCACTGGAGGAGTCATGATGCACATATTCCTCGGGGAGGAGGCTGAGCCGGAGTCCCTAGCTAAGCTAGCTAAGAGGATGATGGAGATGGACCTAGTATACTGGAGCTTCACTCCTTCCCTAACTTACTGTCCCTCGTGCAGGAGAACCTTCACTGGCCTCCACACAAAGTGCCCGGTCTGCGGGAATGAGAATGTTGAGATATGGAGCAGGATTATCGGCTATTACAGGCCGCTGAAGAACTGGAACCCGCAGAGGAGGAAGGAGTTCTGGACGAGGAAGCACTACTCCTGGTGA
- a CDS encoding anaerobic ribonucleoside-triphosphate reductase activating protein has protein sequence MSDARLIGAGWKSISLIDVVDSVTFTVWLCGCNLSCPFCHNWKLAGNNPERCDFLDNRRLLEDVEASRGLIDFLHVTGGEPLVQYIELGKLLRTLKESYGIEVSLNTNLTLTSPLSRIIEEDLVDHLATDFKVPPDKMFGLSSLLAQKLWQKYEEGLSLVADHQLPLELRIPIAKFTTPELLGEYLRRVERSLSRLSKLVIVINPLLGEPATTPRDREWCSSHCNPSNDRLDEIAESVKKLGFEVKIKKWVLG, from the coding sequence TTGAGCGATGCGAGGCTGATCGGGGCAGGCTGGAAGAGCATTAGCCTCATCGACGTCGTGGATTCAGTGACCTTCACTGTATGGCTCTGCGGATGCAACCTCAGCTGCCCCTTCTGCCACAACTGGAAGCTAGCTGGCAACAATCCAGAGAGGTGCGACTTTCTGGACAACAGGAGGCTCCTCGAGGATGTCGAGGCATCTAGAGGCCTGATCGATTTTCTGCATGTGACTGGAGGGGAACCCCTGGTTCAGTACATTGAACTCGGGAAGCTTCTTCGGACTTTGAAGGAGAGCTATGGCATCGAGGTGAGCTTGAACACTAACTTGACCCTCACCTCTCCCTTGAGTAGAATTATTGAAGAGGATCTGGTGGATCACCTCGCTACGGACTTCAAGGTACCTCCAGATAAGATGTTCGGCTTGAGCTCACTTCTCGCACAGAAACTCTGGCAGAAATATGAAGAGGGCCTCTCGCTCGTCGCAGATCACCAGCTCCCGCTCGAGCTGAGGATCCCGATAGCTAAGTTCACCACCCCCGAGCTCCTCGGAGAATATCTAAGAAGAGTGGAGAGGAGCCTCTCCAGGCTAAGCAAGCTGGTCATTGTTATCAACCCCCTGCTTGGTGAGCCAGCAACTACTCCAAGGGATAGAGAGTGGTGCTCCTCTCACTGCAATCCAAGCAACGACCGATTGGATGAGATAGCTGAAAGTGTGAAAAAGCTCGGCTTCGAGGTCAAGATCAAGAAGTGGGTCCTGGGCTGA